From Carassius auratus strain Wakin unplaced genomic scaffold, ASM336829v1 scaf_tig00214298, whole genome shotgun sequence, one genomic window encodes:
- the LOC113091794 gene encoding kelch repeat and BTB domain-containing protein 11-like, with translation MNNTLQDRNMFTVQADVIFHAANPDSPESPIPGEGNNNNVPALGKTGLPSMEILQGLPGTWDTSEDLTDNRSLGNNGAVKGAEYAQDAVSSDSGFQEHIQPLDSSRAPNLDLSLRNMSEASSQGNIREETNGTKVASSLAPSVCFRAENKKEIDKLSNVPKDGEVVRSQFDIKNVSSTSEDRNNSYSSSQETRSLEKTLGCFLSSSEGADQTRNRTSFGQTRLESSQGVKPTGSAVREALSAKEEPNLVIEVGGQQIQAHKSVLAEKSDYFKARLSRDILKVKGMSYKTLLVLLDYVYSSQMNVSKDNIVEVITGAKILQMPCAVQAAIDTISTQITPENCYEILTIAKKQRLNELKETAYRFMSDNFLQVLRDPAVYGRLTGSERDLILRKRMESRQCLMVAEINDVFERVGSRPPSRNSSRPQSPLSITSFEDNHLIYYYNKSSKDWHTLTVMPEDINTRGCGICTMYNYLFVAGGIRGTGEKSKVSDKVFCYNPITDRWSEVRPMKQARSQLKLVSMDGNLYAIGGECLFTVEKYDPRMDRWTAVAPLPKGAFAVAHEATTCNGELYVSGGSLFYRLLKYDPKRDEWQECPYNNSRKKSTDMVALKSFIYRFDVNREQGISVFKYNTIVKMWHDCASQQQQGSTLPFRCAVIDNCIYCVNKSQTLQFTVEEDGGRFKDESLKAPVEAKGILFPFVLSLPERGGRIA, from the coding sequence ATGAACAACACTCTGCAAGACAGAAACATGTTCACAGTACAAGCAGACGTTATATTTCATGCGGCAAACCCTGACTCTCCAGAATCACCTATACCAGGTGAAGGGAACAATAACAATGTCCCGGCTTTGGGGAAAACAGGCCTCCCGAGCATGGAAATACTGCAGGGTCTCCCGGGTACATGGGATACGTCAGAAGATTTAACTGACAACAGGAGTTTGGGAAACAACGGCGCTGTAAAAGGTGCAGAATACGCACAAGACGCCGTCTCTAGTGACAGTGGATTTCAAGAGCACATACAGCCTCTGGACTCGTCTAGAGCACCAAATCTGGACCTTAGTTTGAGAAATATGAGTGAAGCTTCAAGTCAAGGAAATATTAGAGAAGAAACAAATGGCACGAAGGTAGCTTCCAGTTTGGCACCCTCTGTGTGCTTCAGAGCAGAGAACAAAAAGGAAATTGACAAATTGTCCAATGTCCCAAAAGATGGTGAGGTGGTTCGGAGTCAGTTTGACATTAAAAATGTCTCCTCCACATCAGAGGACAGAAATAATTCCTATTCAAGCTCCCAAGAAACAAGGTCACTTGAAAAAACGCTAGGATGCTTTCTAAGTTCCTCTGAAGGAGCAGATCAGACCCGCAACAGAACATCGTTTGGACAGACAAGGCTGGAATCGAGCCAAGGGGTAAAGCCAACTGGATCTGCAGTAAGAGAAGCTCTATCTGCAAAGGAAGAGCCGAATTTAGTCATAGAGGTGGGCGGACAGCAAATACAAGCACACAAATCAGTATTAGCTGagaaaagtgattattttaaggCTAGGCTCTCTCGAGACATCCTGAAGGTAAAAGGAATGAGCTACAAGACCTTATTGGTGCTTTTAGATTATGTTTACTCCTCCCAGATGAACGTAAGCAAAGACAATATTGTGGAAGTCATCACAGGAGCAAAGATCCTGCAGATGCCCTGTGCGGTACAAGCCGCCATCGACACCATATCCACACAGATCACGCCGGAGAACTGCTATGAAATCCTAACGATCGCCAAAAAGCAGCGCTTAAATGAACTGAAAGAAACCGCCTATCGATTCATGAGTGACAACTTTcttcaggttctgagagatccgGCGGTCTACGGGCGCCTCACGGGCTCAGAGAGAGACCTCATACTGCGCAAACGGATGGAGAGCCGCCAGTGTCTGATGGTGGCGGAAATCAACGACGTGTTTGAGCGTGTAGGAAGCAGACCGCCCAGCAGAAACAGCAGCCGTCCCCAGAGTCCTCTCTCCATCACCTCTTTTGAGGACAATCACTTGATCTACTATTACAATAAGAGCAGCAAGGACTGGCACACGCTGACCGTCATGCCAGAAGACATCAACACCAGAGGCTGCGGCATCTGTACCATGTACAACTACTTGTTTGTGGCCGGCGGGATCAGGGGAACTGGGGAGAAAAGCAAAGTCTCGGACAAAGTGTTCTGCTACAATCCCATCACAGACCGCTGGAGCGAAGTCCGACCCATGAAGCAAGCGCGATCGCAACTCAAACTCGTCTCCATGGACGGGAACCTGTACGCCATTGGTGGTGAATGTCTGTTCACGGTGGAGAAGTACGACCCTCGAATGGACCGCTGGACGGCAGTGGCTCCTCTACCCAAAGGAGCATTTGCGGTAGCTCACGAAGCCACTACGTGTAACGGCGAGCTGTATGTCTCGGGAGGGTCTCTGTTCTATAGGTTGCTCAAATATGACCCCAAAAGAGACGAATGGCAAGAGTGTCCATACAACAACAGCAGGAAAAAGTCCACAGACATGGTGGCTCTCAAGAGCTTCATCTACCGGTTTGATGTAAACCGTGAACAGGGCATCAGTGTCTTTAAATACAACACCATCGTGAAGATGTGGCATGACTGCGCCTCCCAGCAGCAGCAGGGCAGCACACTGCCGTTTCGATGCGCTGTCATCGATAATTGCATCTACTGTGTGAATAAATCTCAGACGCTTCAGTTCACTGTAGAGGAGGATGGAGGTCGATTCAAAGACGAGTCTCTGAAAGCACCTGTGGAGGCCAAAGGGATCTTATTCCCCTTCGTTCTCAGCTTGCCTGAGAGAGGTGGAAGAATTGCATGA